One genomic segment of Mangifera indica cultivar Alphonso chromosome 6, CATAS_Mindica_2.1, whole genome shotgun sequence includes these proteins:
- the LOC123218414 gene encoding probable galactinol--sucrose galactosyltransferase 2, with protein sequence MNIFSAPATLNLRPLSSSFLPTSNNQRQSLFSNVKNRWKHSMFISARPVLKDGNLRINGKDVLAGVPDNVLVTPYNNTSAFVGATSSENRARHVFKLGIIQDVRLLCIFRFKIWWMIPRMGNSGSDIPVETQMLLLEARKEPSSDVSDDTTSYILFLPVLDGEFRSSLQGNPFDELELCVESGDPAIVTSKSLQAVFVNFGDHPFDLVKESMKILEKYFGTFSYRETKQTPGILDWFGWCTWDAFYTEVNPKGIKDGLKSLSKGGTPAKFLIIDDGWQDTFNEFQKEGEPIVEGSQFGGRLVSIKENTKFQSEASGLKDFVLDIKKTFGLKYVYVWHALMGYWGGLGPNAAGTKEYNPKLKYPMQSPGNLSNMRDEAMDSMEMYGVGTIDPSKASQFYNDLHKYLVSQGVDGVKVDVQNILETISTGLGGRVTLTRQFQQALEESIATNFQDNSIICCMGQSTDSIYHSKQCAVTRASDDYYPKNPTTQTLHIAAVAFNSIFLGEVFVPDWDMFYSLHYAAEFHAVARAVGGCGVYVSDKPGKHDFNILKRLVLPDGSILRAKYPGRPSRDCLFSDPVMDGKSLLKIWNLNACTGVIGVFNCQGGIWHCMEKTDETNIVSEISGQVSPIDIEYFEQVSGKHWTGDCAVFSFSSGSLIRLPHQKSLDVTIKVMQCDVLTVSPIKVYNQGIELAPIGLMDMYNSGGAVESVEMISDSSSSSTSCRIEIKGRGVGRFGAYSSRKPTSCSVNSKNEEFKFSDEDNLLTITIPSSNCWDIVVSFGVLR encoded by the exons ATGAATATTTTCTCTGCTCCTGCTACACTCAATTTACGACCACTGTCTTCATCATTCTTACCCACTTCCAACAATCAAAGGCAGAGCTTGTTTTCAAATGTCAAAAACAGATGGAAGCATTCCATGTTTATCAGTGCAAGACCTGTCCTGAAAGATGGAAATCTCCGCATAAATGGCAAAGATGTTTTGGCAGGTGTACCTGATAATGTGCTCGTCACTCCATACAACAACACATCAGCATTTGTGGGCGCTACTTCCTCAGAGAACCGTGCACGACATGTTTTCAAGCTTGGAATCATTCA GGATGTCAGATTGCTATGtatatttagatttaaaatttggtGGATGATACCGCGAATGGGGAATTCAGGAAGTGACATTCCTGTTGAGACTCAGATGCTACTTCTTGAAGCAAGGAAAGAACCGTCTTCTGATGTATCCGATGATACTACTTCTTATATCCTTTTCTTGCCTGTGCTAGATGGTGAATTTAGAAGCAGCCTGCAGGGGAACCCATTTGATGAACTTGAGCTTTGTGTTGAGAGTG GTGACCCAGCAATAGTTACCTCAAAATCCCTCCAAGcagtttttgttaattttggagACCATCCATTTGATTTGGTGAAGGAATCTATGAA GATATTGGAAAAGTACTTTGGAACATTTTCATATCGGGAAACAAAACAG ACGCCTGGAATCTTAGATTGGTTTGGTTGGTGCACCTGGGATGCTTTTTATACAGAAGTGAATCCTAAAGGAATTAAAGATGGCCTAAAGAG TTTATCAAAGGGAGGCACTCCCGCGAAGTTTTTGATTATAGATGATGGATGGCAAGATACCTTTAATGAGTTCCAAAAAGAAGGGGAGCCCATTGTTGAAGGGTCACA GTTTGGTGGTAGATTAGTCAGCATCAAAGAAAACACCAAGTTCCAAAGTGAGGCAAGTGGTTTAAAGGATTTTGTTCTGGATATTAAAAAGACTTTTGGCCTCAA GTACGTCTATGTGTGGCATGCTCTGATGGGATACTGGGGAGGCCTAGGTCCAAATGCTGCAGGGACTAAAGAGTATAATCcgaagttgaaataccctatgcAGTCACCTGGGAATTTATCAAATATGAGGGATGAAGCCATGGATTCCATGGAGATGTATGGAGTTGGTACAATTGATCCATCTAAAGCATCTCAGTTTTATAATGATCTACACAAGTATCTTGTTTCGCAGGGGGTGGATGGTGTTAAAGTTGATGTTCAGAACATTCTTGAAACCATTAGCACTGGTTTAGGAGGTAGAGTCACACTTACTAGACAGTTCCAACAAGCACTTGAAGAGTCTATAGCCACCAACTTCCAGGACAATAGCATCATCTGCTGCATGGGCCAGAGCACTGACTCCATTTACCA TTCAAAACAATGTGCTGTTACACGAGCGTCTGATGACTACTACCCGAAAAATCCAACAACACAGACCCTGCACATAGCTGCTGTGGCTTTTAACAGCATATTTCTTGGTGAAGTTTTTGTCCCAGATTGGGACATGTTCTAT AGCCTCCATTATGCAGCTGAGTTTCATGCTGTTGCTAGAGCTGTGGGAGGTTGTGGAGTCTATGTAAG TGATAAACCTGGCAAGCATGACTTCAATATACTTAAAAGGCTTGTCCTCCCTGATGGGTCAATCCTTAGAGCAAAGTACCCTGGAAGGCCATCACGCGATTGTTTATTCAGTGATCCAGTAATGGATGGGAAGAG TCTCCTCAAAATTTGGAATTTGAATGCGTGTACTGGAGTCATTGGCGTCTTCAACTGCCAAGGAGGCATTTGGCATTGTATGGAAAAAACAGATGAGACAAATATAGTCTCAGAGATCTCTGGGCAGGTCTCTCCTATTGATATTGAGTACTTTGAACAAGTTTCTGGGAAGCACTGGACTGGAGATTGTGCTGTTTTTTCCTTCAGCTCAG GAAGTCTAATTCGATTACCGCATCAAAAATCCTTGGATGTGACAATCAAAGTAATGCAATGTGATGTGTTGACTGTGTCTCCAATAAAG GTTTACAATCAAGGGATTGAACTTGCTCCAATTGGGCTGATGGACATGTACAATTCTGGTGGAGCAGTGGAGTCAGTTGAGATGATTAGtgattcatcatcatcatcaactagCTGTAGAATAGAGATCAAAGGAAGAGGGGTAGGGAGGTTTGGAGCATACTCCAGTAGAAAGCCAACTTCATGCTCTGTAAATTCCAAAAATGAGGAATTCAAATTCAGTGATGAAGACAATCTTTTGACAATAACAATTCCCTCAAGCAATTGTTGGGATATTGTTGTGTCGTTTGGAGTACTGCGTTAA
- the LOC123218298 gene encoding ras-related protein RABB1c, whose product MSYAYLFKYIIIGDTGVGKSCLLLQFTDKRFQPVHDLTIGVEFGARMITIDNKPIKLQIWDTAGQESFRSITRSYYRGAAGALLVYDITRRETFNHLASWLEDARQHANANMTIMLIGNKCDLAHRRAVSTEEGEQFAKEHGLIFMEASAKTAQNVEEAFIKTAATIYKKIQDGVFDVSNESYGIKVGYGGIPGPSGGRDGSSSQAGGCCS is encoded by the exons ATGTCCTACGCTTATCTCTTCAAGTACATCATCATCGGCGATACTG GAGTTGGCAAATCGTGTCTTCTCTTGCAGTTCACTGACAAGCGCTTTCAGCCTGTTCATGACCTAACCATTGGTGTTGAATTTGGGGCCAGAATGATCACCATTGATAACAAACCTATTAAGCTCCAAATTTGGGACACG GCGGGTCAAGAATCCTTCAGATCTATTACCAGGTCTTATTATAGAGGGGCTGCTGGTGCTTTACTTGTCTATGATATAACCAG GAGGGAAACTTTTAATCACTTGGCTAGTTGGCTGGAGGATGCAAGGCAGCACGCAAATGCCAACATGACAATTATGCTTATTGGTAACAAGTGTGATCTTGCTCATAGAAGGGCTGTCAGTACAGAGGAAGGTGAGCAATTCGCCAAGGAGCATGGATTGATCTTCATGGAAGCCTCTGCAAAAACTGCTCAAAACGTGGAGGAG GCTTTTATAAAAACTGCTGCAACAATTTACAAGAAGATTCAGGATGGAGTTTTTGATGTATCAAATGAG TCATATGGAATAAAGGTTGGATACGGAGGAATCCCTGGGCCATCAGGAGGGAGAGATGGGTCTTCTTCTCAAGCTGGAGGATGTTGCAGTTGA
- the LOC123218378 gene encoding enhancer of mRNA-decapping protein 4-like, translating into MASNPQGVPSGGGGGGGFDVNKLLKPMPNPMNLTPYSTNLTTSPSFPTPTLSSPSPYLTPSSSYPPPTGPYPPYHYYHYTPPPSPHQHFTLQQNINNNNNNNNRPPTQISYPQQPNPNSSVSTPLPPSPTTATSSTNNLLMAFFGNQNHNLSPVPSDSSTVAVPSGPPVRLHSSKLPKGRHLIGSHVAYDIDVRLDGEVQPQLEVTPITKYASDPGLVLGRQIAVNRNYICYGLKLGNIRILNIITALRSLLRGHTQRVTDMAFFAEDVHLLASASVDGRFFVWNITEGPDEEEKPQILGKIVVAIQILSDGESLHPRVCWHPHKQEILMVAIGNRILRIDSNRVGRGERLSAEEPLKCPIDELINGVHFVGKHDREVTELSMCQWLTTRLASASIDGTVKIWDDRKGTPLAVLRPYDGQPVNSVTFLIGPHPQHALLITGGPLNREVKIWASAEEDGWLLPSDVELWKCTQALDLKSSSEPRLEDAFFNQVVALNHAGLFLLANAKKNAIYAVHIDYGLNPASTRMDYIAEFTVTMPILSLTGTSDGSIDGEHVVQVYCVQTQAIQQYALDLSQCLPPPLENVELEKPDSSAARDAANSDGSAILELSHENKSIDMPMATTTLVPPILSSSSESVPVATLSESFPSLEVVNLPENASAAEAKPSALSSHSIAEHIQTATLPPPLSPRLSRKSSGLRGPSNSHEPCPPPNELGGDQSVTTSVDHRTNAAKEKVTDVPSSGDNMWKGDGNVAQNDISMVPDPPVLFKHPTHLVTPSEILSTVASSSESSQFGQRMNAGELKVQDVGNNDNEGVEVEVKVVGETGNDQNNNSPGESHITLNEKKEKSFYSQASDLSIQMARDSCVGTYNVEEICQVNDASVTEAPDRPNNRELEEKDMPVDAPAKVGSSEPPMVIPQSPVPATKGKRHKGKNSQISGASSPFPSPYNSTDSSNEPACSSGSPCSDATFSQLSAMQDVLDQLMNMQKEMQRQMNAVVSAPVTKEGKRLEAFLGRSIEKVVKANMDALWARFQEEIAKQEKLERDRMQQITNLITNSINKDLPAVFEKILKKEIAAVGPAVARAISPTLEKSISSAITESFQKGVGEKALSQLEKSVGSKLETAVARQIQAQFQTSGKQALQDALRSSLETSIIPAFEMSCKVMFEQIDSTFHKGLVKHMTTVQQQFESAHSPLATVLRDAINSATSVTQTLSGELADGQRKLLALAAAGANSKAVNPLGTQLSSGPLAGLHEMVEAPVDPTKELSRLIAERKYEEAFTGALHRSDVSIVSWLCSQVDLSGILSTIPLPLSQGVLLALLQQLACDISKETPRKLAWMTDVAIAINPADPMIAMHVRPIFQQVYQILGHQRNLPAISASESSSIRLLMHVINSVLISCK; encoded by the exons ATGGCTTCGAATCCCCAAGGCGTTCCCAGCGGTGGTGGCGGCGGTGGTGGTTTTGACGTAAACAAACTTTTGAAGCCCATGCCCAATCCTATGAATTTGACTCCATACTCAACAAATCTGACAACTTCACCTTCATTTCCAACTCCCACTCTTTCTTCACCTTCCCCATATTTAacaccttcttcttcttatccTCCACCAACTGGTCCCTATCCTCCTTACCACTATTATCACTATACCCCTCCGCCTTCTCCTCATCAGCACTTCACCCTTCAACAAaacattaacaataataataataataataatagaccTCCAACTCAAATCTCTTATCCCCAACAACCTAACCCTAATTCTTCTGTTTCAACTCCCCTTCCCCCTTCTCCTACTACTGCTACTAGTTCTACAAACAATCTTCTCATGGCCTTCTTCGGCAATCAGAATCACAACTTGTCACCTGTTCCCTCCGATTCATCAACTGTTGCTGTTCCTTCTGGGCCGCCTGTTAGATTGCATAGCAGTAAGCTCCCCAAAGGGAGGCATTTGATTGGGAGTCATGTGGCTTATGACATTGATGTTAGATTAGATGGTGAAGTTCAGCCTCAGCTTGAAGTTACTCCTATCACTAAGTATGCCTCCGATCCTGGTCTTGTTCTTGGTCGTCAGATTGCTGTTAATAGGAATTACATTTGTTATGGTCTCAAGCTTGGCAATATTCGGATACTTAACATCATTACTGCTTTGCGATCTTTGCTTCGTGGTCACACTCAG AGAGTAACAGATATGGCTTTCTTCGCTGAAGATGTTCATCTTTTGGCTAG TGCAAGTGTTGATGGACGCTTTTTCGTATGGAACATTACTGAAGGCCCAGATGAAGAGGAAAAACCTCAAATCTTGGGTAAAATTGTAGTTGCTATTCAGATACTATCGGATGGGGAGTCACTCCATCCACGAGTTTGCTGGCATCCTCACAAACAA GAAATTTTGATGGTTGCAATCGGAAATCGAATCCTGAGAATTGATAGCAATAGAGTTGGAAGAGGGGAACGGCTTTCTGCTGAGGAACCTCTTAAATGTCCTATTGATGAGTTGATTAATGGGGTACATTTTGTTGGTAAACATGATCGTGAAGTTACAGAGCTGTCAATGTGCCAATGGCTGACCACCCGCTTAGCTTCAGCATCAATTGACGGCACA GTAAAGATTTGGGATGACCGTAAGGGAACACCACTTGCTGTGTTGAGGCCATATGATGGTCAACCTGTTAATTCTGTGACATTCCTGATCGGTCCTCATCCGCAGCACGCTCTTCTGATCACAGGG GGTCCTCTAAACCGGGAAGTGAAAATTTGGGCCTCTGCAGAGGAGGATGGCTGGTTGTTACCCAGTGATGTTGAATTGTGGAAGTGTACTCAGGCTTTGGACTTAAAGAGTTCTTCTGAACCCAGGCTTgaggatgcattctttaatcaaGTTGTAGCACTGAACCATGCAGGCTTGTTTTTATTGGCAAATGCCAAGAAGAATGCTATTTATGCTGTACATATAGATTATGGACTCAATCCAGCCTCAACCCGCATGGATTATATAGCTGAATTTACTGTCACAATGCCTATATTGAGTCTTACTGGAACCAGTGATGGTTCTATAGATGGAGAACATGTTGTTCAGGTATACTGTGTTCAAACACAGGCTATTCAGCAGTATGCTTTAGACTTGTCCCAGTGCCTGCCACCACCTTTGGAGAATGTAGAGTTGGAGAAACCAGACTCCAGTGCTGCTCGTGATGCTGCAAATTCTGATGGTTCCGCTATTCTGGAATTATCTCATGAAAATAAATCTATTGACATGCCTATGGCTACCACCACTTTGGTACCACCTATACTTTCTAGCAGCTCTGAAAGTGTACCTGTAGCTACCCTTTCTGAAAGTTTTCCTTCATTGGAGGTTGTTAATTTGCCTGAAAATGCTTCAGCTGCAGAGGCAAAGCCAAGTGCTTTGTCATCCCATAGTATTGCTGAACATATACAGACTGCAACTCTTCCACCTCCTCTGAGTCCAAGGTTATCTCGTAAATCGTCCGGTTTAAGAGGTCCATCAAACAGCCATGAGCCTTGTCCCCCACCAAATGAGCTTGGTGGTGACCAGTCTGTTACTACTTCAGTTGATCATAGAACAAATGCTGCCAAAGAAAAAGTGACTGATGTGCCTTCATCGGGAGACAATATGTGGAAGGGTGATGGGAATGTTGCACAAAATGATATTTCTATGGTTCCAGATCCTCCTGTTCTTTTTAAGCACCCAACCCATCTGGTAACACCATCAGAGATTTTATCAACTGTTGCCTCATCCTCTGAGAGTTCTCAGTTTGGTCAGCGCATGAATGCAGGAGAGTTAAAGGTTCAAGATGTTGGCAACAATGATAACGAGGGTGTTGAGGTGGAAGTTAAAGTTGTTGGTGAGACAGgaaatgatcaaaataataacTCTCCTGGGGAATCACATATTACTCTtaatgagaagaaagagaaatcTTTCTATTCCCAGGCCTCGGATCTTAGCATTCAGATGGCTAGGGATTCATGTGTGGGAACATATAATGTGGAGGAAATTTGCCAGGTTAATGATGCCAGTGTTACTGAAGCACCAGATAGACCTAATAACAGAGAGCTTGAAGAAAAAGATATGCCAGTAGATGCACCTGCAAAGGTTGGTTCATCAGAACCCCCCATGGTGATTCCACAATCCCCTGTCCCAGCTACCAAAGGGAAAAGACATAAGGGAAAGAATTCTCAAATATCTGGTGCATCTTCCCCTTTCCCCAGCCCTTACAACTCAACAGATTCTTCTAATGAGCCAGCTTGCAGTTCTGGTTCTCCATGCAGCGATGCTACTTTCTCTCAGCTGTCAGCAATGCAGGATGTGCTTGATCAG TTGATGAATATGCAAAAAGAAATGCAGAGGCAAATGAATGCAGTGGTTTCTGCCCCAGTTACCAAAGAAGGAAAACGACTTGAGGCATTCTTGGGCCGCAGCATTGAAAAAGTTGTTAAGGCAAACATGGATGCTTTGTGGGCACGTTTCCAGGAAGAAATTGCTAAACAGGAGAAGTTAGAGCGAGACCGTATGCAACAGATAACAAATTTGATAACCAATTCTATAAACAAGGACTTGCCAGCCGtgtttgagaaaattttaaagaaagaaatagcTGCGGTTGGGCCAGCTGTAGCTCGAGCAATTTCTCCAACTCTAGAGAAAAGTATATCATCTGCTATAACAGAGTCATTCCAG AAGGGAGTGGGTGAAAAGGCACTTAGTCAACTTGAGAAATCAGTTGGTTCAAAATTGGAAACTGCTGTGGCCAGGCAAATTCAAGCACAGTTTCAAACTTCTGGCAAGCAAGCCCTTCAG GATGCACTACGGTCTAGTTTGGAAACTTCAATTATTCCTGCATTTGAGATGTCATGCAAAGTGATGTTCGAACAAATTGATTCCACATTCCACAAAGGGCTTGTTAAACATATGACTACTGTTCAACAGCAGTTTGAAAGTGCACATTCTCCCCTTGCCACTGTTTTGAGG GATGCAATTAATTCAGCAACATCAGTTACTCAAACTTTAAGTGGAGAATTGGCTGATGGACAGCGTAAGCTCTTAGCTCTTGCAGCTGCAGGTGCCAACTCCAAAGCAGTGAATCCCTTGGGAACTCAGTTGAGTAGTGGACCATTGGCTGGCCTTCATGAGATG GTTGAGGCACCTGTGGATCCAACAAAAGAATTATCTAGGCTGATAGCTGAGCGCAAATATGAGGAGGCATTCACAGGAGCCTTGCACAGAAGTGATGTATCAATTGTTTCCTGGTTATGTTCTCAG GTCGATTTATCAGGGATTTTGTCAACCATACCGCTTCCTCTCAGCCAAGGAGTTCTACTGGCACTTCTCCAGCAATTGGCTTGTGATATCAGCAAAGAAACACCAAGAAAGTTGGCATGGATGACAGATGTGGCAATTGCCATAAACCCAGCAGATCCAATGATTGCAATGCATGTTCGACCTATCTTCCAGCAGGTCTATCAGATATTGGGGCATCAACGGAACCTACCCGCTATCTCTGCTTCAGAATCAAGCAGCATTCGTCTCCTCATGCATGTCATAAACTCCGTTTTAATAAGCTGTAAATGA